One window of Bactrocera tryoni isolate S06 chromosome 2, CSIRO_BtryS06_freeze2, whole genome shotgun sequence genomic DNA carries:
- the LOC120769792 gene encoding spleen trypsin inhibitor I-like, which translates to MAVQFVQFQRSFRVLLLIAVISAVSSTPQLKQTTQKSVVSGPAGGGQARVQDPKCLQPKEPGPCRMNLDRYYYNSQTNACELFKFGGCRGNDNKFGFLKTCEDACVTPKTTTNNAAPGNAKAPASAPAAVPAVAPAATVAKNPQPAVIVTNTKAKKTP; encoded by the exons ATGGCGGTACAATTTGTACAATTTCAGCGGAGTTTTCGTGTATTGCTGCTGATCGCGGTGATTAGCGCCGTGTCAAGTACTCCGCAACTAAAACAAACGACACAAAAGTCGGTGGTCAGTGGACCGGCGGGTGGTGGGCAAGCGCGCGTGCAAG ATCCGAAATGCCTGCAGCCGAAAGAACCGGGTCCGTGCCGCATGAATCTCGATCGCTATTACTATAACTCACAAACGAATGCCTGTGAACTCTTCAAGTTCGGTGGCTGCCGTGGCAATGAcaataaatttggttttttgaaGACTTGCGAAGATGCTTGTGTTACACCGAAAACAACCACCAACAATGCAGCACCTGGCAACGCTAAAGCACCAGCCTCAGCACCAGCAGCTGTTCCGGCCGTAGCACCAGCCGCCACAGTGGCCAAGAACCCCCAACCAGCAGTGATTGTAACAAATACCAAAGCAAAGAAAACACCTTAA
- the LOC120769793 gene encoding carboxypeptidase inhibitor SmCI-like produces the protein MKFVLTLCLTASFVAVLQAATVATSTAAPAANVAPTTVADDVANDLMIPDDCYQPREIGRCFGIFPRFSFNLNTKRCEKFVYGGCGGNANNFESQEACQRMCMPKSHDEVSDEESTTTAKADEDDERADKLIPADEPVEV, from the exons ATGAAATTCGTGCTAACTTTGTGCTTGACCGCCAGCTTCGTTGCCGTACTGCAAGCGGCCACCGTGGCGACTTCAACAGCAGCACCCGCAGCCAATGTTGCCCCCACCACAGTCGCAGACGACGTAGCTAACGACCTTATGA TTCCCGACGATTGTTACCAGCCAAGGGAAATCGGTCGCTGCTTTGGAATATTTCCTCGTTTTTCCTTCAATTTGAACACTAAGCGTTGCGAGAAGTTCGTTTATGGCGGTTGCGGTGGCAATGCGAACAATTTCGAGAGCCAAGAGGCTTGTCAAAGAATGTGCATGCCGAAAAGTCACGATGAAGTATCGGACGAAGAAAGCACAACCACAGCGAAAGCTGACGAGGATGATGAGCGAGCTGATAAGCTGATTCCCGCTGATGAACCAGTTGAAGTTTAA